GCGCCTCCCACAGGTTGTGTCCTGCGGGAGGCGCTTTCAGGCAATTTCAAGCTGTCGCATACCCTCACGGATAGCAGCAAACTGTTGCTCCAGCTCGCGCCAGATTTCCAGCGCCTTCAGGCCGTGCTTGTCCATGGCGCGCTGATAGAAATAAAGGCACTCCGCATCACTAGGAGTGGCCTCCGCCGGTGTGGGTCCCTGGCAGTGGATAAGGAACAGTGCGGTGTAGTTGCGCAGGTGGAAAACATTTTCGGTTGCGGTGTTGATCACTCGGGCCAATTCCGGGAACCGCCGGCGCAGGGCCCTGGTCACTGGGGAGGGTTGGTCGTTCAGGCGAAAAATGGTGCGGTCAATCTGGTCCAGGATAAACCCTGCCTCCTTTTGCCCCACCTTTTCATTGCGCAGAGCCTGTCCGCACAAATCCCATATCTGATAGCTCAGGGAATACCAGGCACCCAAACGTTCCAGAGTGCGCTGTGACTGATAGTGGTGCCAGCGGGCGCGTAGATTGTTCAACATCCTTTTCATCCTTTCCGTCAAACGAACTATATCCCCTCTGCCGGCGCACAAACACATTATACCGGAAAGCATGCACCGGCTCAAGGCCGGCGTTCCTGGAAACCGCACAATGAAAAACCCTGAAAGTGGTCTACTTGACGCGCCCTGTTTGTTGAGCCGCTATCGCTCCCGTAAGCTCCCCCTTTTCCTGCACGCCTATATGTAGTAGGTATAACGCTCTAATACCACTATATACACGACAATCATTTCTTCAAAAAGCAATTTTGTGAAAGGTATTGACATTTGCGCCGAAATGTGCTATATTATTGGCGTATATGCTTATACCACTGTATCACCTACCACTTTTACGGGAAGCCGGGTTGCGCGGGGCTGAGCATGATGTAAAGGTGCGAATTGCCACATATGGCCAACGAGCTTTATAAGCCGCTGTATGTGCAAATCCAGGAGTACCTGGCCGAGCAGATCTTCTCCGGACGTCTGCCGCCTGACTCGCGGTTACCCTCGGAGCGGGATTTAAGCGAGGAGCTGGGAGTCAGCCGCATGACCGTGCGCCGAGCGATCACAGAGCTGGTGAACGATGGCTTGCTGGAACGCCGGCATGGTTCCGGTACCTATGTGGCCAAGCCCAAAGTGCTCTACGACGCGCGCGAGCTTATTGATCATGCGGAATCCATGCGCCGGCGCGGCCTCGCATATACATCACAACTGCTGGAATTCATACAAGTGCCGGCCAGCAAACGCCTTGCCGAAATCCTGCACGTGGACGTTGGACATTTGCTCTATCGTGTGGTCAAACTCCACCTGGCGAACAGGATCCCCACCGTGGTGGAAAGCTCCTTTGTACCATGTTCATGTTGCCCCGAATTGGAGGAATACGACCTGGAAAAGGTCTCCATCTATGACGTGCTGGTACAGCGCTACCATTTGCCCATCACCCACATCGCCCAGACGGTGGAAGCGGACATCGCCCGGGACGAAGTCGCACAGCAACTGCGCGTGGAGCCGGGCGCGCCACTGTTGCGCATCACGCGGATCATGTACCATGAGAAGGACAACCCCATCCAATACAGCCGGGATTTGGTGCGCGGTGATTACGTGCGCATTCAGACGGAATTTGACCTGTAGAGGTTCGGAAAGGAGGTGATGCCGCAGAGCCACAGCGTAAACGGCGTAGTCAATGGACGATTGGTTGCTCTGATCCGCGTGGCAAGATTCGAAAGGAGGGTTGTACAAGATGGCAGAAGTTGATGTCACCGCCGGCGTGAGCGATCGCAAACTCTACGCACGCAAGAGCTCGGGGTTGATCCGCACCATCGGGGTTTTCGGTGCCATGGTGTTTGGTGTCCACTGCATCAGCCTGTCCTCCTCGGGGCTGATCCCGTACTCCTGGGTTGCCGGCGTATGGCCGGGCAGCAGCATCATTGGCGTGCTGACCGTGGCCATGATCCTTTGTCTCTTCCATGCCTACACCTACGCCAACATCGGTGCCGCTATGCCGCGCTCCGGCGCAGATTACACCCTTGCCAGCCGCGTTCTCAGTCCGCCGCTGGCCTTTGCGGCAAGCTGGACGCTGGTCATCTTCAGCGGCATGGTCGCCGGCTCCCTCATTGCCTGGATCCCCTCCAGCGTTATTCCTACGTTCGCGCAGACCATAGGCATCGTCTTCCAGAACGAATCCTTCCTCCGCATCGCTGAATGGTCTGCCAGCACTACGGGCATCATCGTCGTGGGGACCATTTGCACGGCCATCACGTTCGTCCTGATGATCCTCCCCACGCGCACCATCGTGCGAGTGCTGGAGGTCGGATTCTTCCTGGGCCTCCTGGCATGGGTGATCCTGTATTATCAGCTCGGCAGCACCCCAGTGGGCTCCTTCCCTGCCGCCTGGGATCGCTTCATGGGCGCTGGCAGTTACGAGGGCCGTATCGCCCTGGCTCAGCAGTACGGTATGAAGTTCGAATACAGCCCAGCGGTGATGACACTTGCCGGGCTGATCATGGGCTTCTGGATCTTCTACGGCTACTACATCCCCACTTTCTTCGCCGGCGAAGTGAAGCAGACCGAGCGCACCCTGCTCATCGGTAGCTGGGCCTCCCTCATCGTGACCTGGGCCATCTTCGTCCTGGGCGCTATCCTGCTCCAGCGCCATGTCCCGCTGGAGTGGATCGCCGCGGAAAGCTACCTCAGCCAGAGCGATTACACCGGGATGACCATGCCGTGGATCACTTTCTACGCCGCCATCCTG
This genomic stretch from Anaerolineae bacterium harbors:
- a CDS encoding GntR family transcriptional regulator, which codes for MANELYKPLYVQIQEYLAEQIFSGRLPPDSRLPSERDLSEELGVSRMTVRRAITELVNDGLLERRHGSGTYVAKPKVLYDARELIDHAESMRRRGLAYTSQLLEFIQVPASKRLAEILHVDVGHLLYRVVKLHLANRIPTVVESSFVPCSCCPELEEYDLEKVSIYDVLVQRYHLPITHIAQTVEADIARDEVAQQLRVEPGAPLLRITRIMYHEKDNPIQYSRDLVRGDYVRIQTEFDL
- a CDS encoding APC family permease — translated: MAEVDVTAGVSDRKLYARKSSGLIRTIGVFGAMVFGVHCISLSSSGLIPYSWVAGVWPGSSIIGVLTVAMILCLFHAYTYANIGAAMPRSGADYTLASRVLSPPLAFAASWTLVIFSGMVAGSLIAWIPSSVIPTFAQTIGIVFQNESFLRIAEWSASTTGIIVVGTICTAITFVLMILPTRTIVRVLEVGFFLGLLAWVILYYQLGSTPVGSFPAAWDRFMGAGSYEGRIALAQQYGMKFEYSPAVMTLAGLIMGFWIFYGYYIPTFFAGEVKQTERTLLIGSWASLIVTWAIFVLGAILLQRHVPLEWIAAESYLSQSDYTGMTMPWITFYAAILKPSFPLVLIVAFAWLYTLINLAQTYFFYCSRIVFAWSFDRLIPEAVCSIHPKLHSPVVAIILITILAEIGVIDAATGGVMGAQLNFVFFAVCTQLIPVTAMTLFPFLKPDLFEVAPKLVKLRLGKVPVITIIGAITLAYLLWMIVASFLFPAVGGRIGPGTLLTLFGLFL